A genomic segment from Necator americanus strain Aroian chromosome III, whole genome shotgun sequence encodes:
- a CDS encoding hypothetical protein (NECATOR_CHRIII.G12399.T1) has product MVYLKFLLCLGIILLRLPSTSSQGICNSAPTASLRITCQQITNWAANTRDIRPTTRSLVLSPGPAGPTLGAFAVSAVASSTSPTTAYECMDIGCLCGFFGGSGGTNCVLPNGQTLTKAIRKEYRVLTDDERQRYNTAMWTIKSNGDYDTLSKIHSQFITSPGAHSGPAFLPWHREFIKRLEIALRRVDPTLALPYWDSALDGSLPSPKDSVMWGNELMGSQGSDGVVRTGAFRSWPTVDGTRIFTRSIGTTGSPLRESDISTILATTDIFQILAFTAPQPGCPNPASWTAVEYVHGGPHVFVGGDMLVTTTATNDPLFFNHHSMIDLIWELWRTAQQSRADRETVYPNDSPTCSSSSHYANNTMEPFFPMVNFDGLSNQYTDNLYQFAPRPTCAFSNTGGCGSKYLFCDLSHGTPRCASKILIGGNCGGYTNNEDRCYLGQCSNNICAVIPTPMPTTQPPIITTTPVAPTQETCFNEQQCCGPWANRGECTRNPVYMRVWCKASCSICTPTTYSLNIECSNRHIRCASWASRGECRNNPAWMSENCRSACNLCGLNRAQICGGGGGTPSTSPIQTTTTTTTTTTTTTMAPVNNVCINQHYCCIAWASRGYCTSFFQQAYMTQYCPAACTFCGGSVFGSTWNTRDCSDGNQNCPVWTARGECIANRAYMWENCRRSCGACSLSILSTRLSTCGFSRRWTARRQPISEFRISPQSLPLLRQSALLSHRSVSLQPAPRGRRWQRNLQFRSPLNRRNRARSLRPYLSRRKPLAQHKLRTTMRRPMQPHHRSSHSALRVNKRRNGPARPTGRAAYPQG; this is encoded by the exons ATGGTGTATTTAAAGTTTTTATTATGTCTTGGAATTATATTGTTGCGGTTACCGTCCACATCTTCACAAGGAATTTGTAACTCTGCTCCAACTGCCTCACTTAGGATTACTTGTCAACAGATTACGAATTGGGCTGCTAATACGAGG GATATCCGACCAACAACACGAAGCCTCGTACTGTCACCAGGCCCAGCAGGACCTACACTAGGAGCCTTTGCTGTATCGGCCGTAGCTTCATCAACATCCCCAACCACAGCTTATGAATGCATGGATATTGGCTGCTTATGTGGATTCTTTGGAG GTTCTGGAGGTACCAACTGTGTACTTCCTAATGGTCAAACGTTGACGAAAGCTATTCGGAAAGAGTACCGCGTTTTAACGGATGATGAACGGCAACG TTATAATACAGCAATGTGGACAATCAAAAGTAATGGTGACTACGACACACTCTCAAAAATTCACTCACAATTCATCACTTCACCAGGAGCTCATTCAGGACCTGCATTTTTGCCATGGCATCGAGAATTCATTAAAAG ATTGGAAATCGCCCTCCGTCGTGTCGATCCAACCCTAGCTCTTCCCTATTGGGACTCCGCTCTCGATGGTTCCTTGCCATCGCCAAAAGATTCTGTGATGTGGGGTAATGAGTTGATGGGTTCACAAGGCAGTGACGGTGTAGTACGGACAGGAGCGTTCAGAAGTTGGCCGACCGTAGAT GGTACTCGCATATTCACGCGTAGCATTGGGACAACAGGTAGTCCGCTTAGGGAAAGTGACATAAGCACCATACTTGCTACTACGgatattttccaaattcttgCATTTACGGCACCCCAACCG GGTTGTCCTAATCCTGCTTCATGGACAGCTGTCGAATATGTACATGGTGGACCACACGTATTTGTTGGAG GAGACATGCTGGTCACCACGACCGCCACCAATGATCCGCTGTTCTTCAATCATCATTCGATGATTGATCTGATATGGGAGCTATGGCGTACTGCACAACAG TCGCGGGCGGATCGAGAAACAGTCTATCCGAACGACAGTCCTACATGTAGCAGTTCTTCACATTACGCGAACAACACAATGGAACCGTTCTTTCCGATGGTGAATTTTGACGGATTATCGAATCAATACACAG ATAATCTTTATCAATTCGCTCCACGACCAACATGTGCGTTTTCAAATACTGGCGGATGTGGATCAAA GTACTTATTCTGCGATCTCTCACATGGCACACCTCGTTGCGCATCGAAAATATTGATTGGTGGAAATTGTGGTGGCTATACGAACA ATGAAGATCGATGTTACCTTGGCCAATGTAGCAACAATATTTGTGCTGTAATACCT ACCCCAATGCCTACTACTCAACCACCGATCATTACAACTACACCAGTTGCTCCAACTCAAGAG ACGTGTTTCAACGAGCAGCAATGTTGTGGACCATGGGCGAATCGTGGCGAATGCACAAGAAATCCTGTTTATATGAGAGTATGGTGTAAGGCAAGCTGTTCTATTTGTACACCAACCACATACAGCCTTAACATAG AATGTTCAAATCGACACATAAGATGTGCCAGTTGGGCAAGCCGCGGTGAATGTCGGAACAATCCGGCGTGGATGTCAGAAAACTGTCGTTCAGCGTGTAATTTATGCGGATTGAATCGAGCACAAATTTGTGGCGGTGGAGGAG GAACACCTTCGACATCACCGATCcagacaacaacaacaacaaccactACAACTACGACAACTACAATGGCACCAGTTAACAACG TATGCATAAATCAGCACTACTGCTGCATAGCATGGGCAAGCCGTGGATACTGTACTTCATTCTTTCAACAAGCTTACATGACACAGTACTGTCCAGCTGCTTGCACTTTCTGTGGTGGATCAGTATTCGGTAGCACATGGAACACTCGAG ACTGTTCCGATGGGAATCAGAATTGTCCTGTATGGACCGCTCGAGGAGAATGTATCGCGAATCGGGCATACATGTGGGAGAACTGTAGGAGATCATGCGG AGCATGCAGCCTAAGTATTTTATCCACAAGACTATCAACTTGCGGATTTTCAAGACGTTGGACAGCACGGCGCCAGCCGATCTCAGAGTTTCGTATAAGTCCACAATCACTTCCGCTACTAAGGCAATCCGCACTCTTATCACATCGGTCGGTCTCATTGCAACCAGCGCCGAGAGGACGTCGATGGCAGCGGAATCTACAATTCAGAAGTCCGCTCAACAGGAGGAACAG AGCACGATCTCTTAGACCATATCTCTCAAGGAGAAAACCACTAGCACAACACAAACTGCGCACCACAATGAGGAGACCAATGCAACCTCACCATCGATCATCGCACTCAGCACTCAGAGTAAACAAGAGACGAAATGGTCCGGCTCGTCCAACAGGAAGAGCTGCATATCCACAAGGATGA
- a CDS encoding hypothetical protein (NECATOR_CHRIII.G12399.T2), whose translation MDIRPTTRSLVLSPGPAGPTLGAFAVSAVASSTSPTTAYECMDIGCLCSGGTNCVLPNGQTLTKAIRKEYRVLTDDERQRYLFCDLSHGTPRCASKILIGGNCGGYTNSKTCFNEQQCCGPWANRGECTRNPVYMRVWYCSDGNQNCPVWTARGECIANRAYMWENCRRSCGARSLRPYLSRRKPLAQHKLRTTMRRPMQPHHRSSHSALRVNKRRNGPARPTGRAAYPQG comes from the exons ATG GATATCCGACCAACAACACGAAGCCTCGTACTGTCACCAGGCCCAGCAGGACCTACACTAGGAGCCTTTGCTGTATCGGCCGTAGCTTCATCAACATCCCCAACCACAGCTTATGAATGCATGGATATTGGCTGCTTAT GTTCTGGAGGTACCAACTGTGTACTTCCTAATGGTCAAACGTTGACGAAAGCTATTCGGAAAGAGTACCGCGTTTTAACGGATGATGAACGGCAACG GTACTTATTCTGCGATCTCTCACATGGCACACCTCGTTGCGCATCGAAAATATTGATTGGTGGAAATTGTGGTGGCTATACGAACAGTAAG ACGTGTTTCAACGAGCAGCAATGTTGTGGACCATGGGCGAATCGTGGCGAATGCACAAGAAATCCTGTTTATATGAGAGTATGGT ACTGTTCCGATGGGAATCAGAATTGTCCTGTATGGACCGCTCGAGGAGAATGTATCGCGAATCGGGCATACATGTGGGAGAACTGTAGGAGATCATGCGG AGCACGATCTCTTAGACCATATCTCTCAAGGAGAAAACCACTAGCACAACACAAACTGCGCACCACAATGAGGAGACCAATGCAACCTCACCATCGATCATCGCACTCAGCACTCAGAGTAAACAAGAGACGAAATGGTCCGGCTCGTCCAACAGGAAGAGCTGCATATCCACAAGGATGA
- a CDS encoding hypothetical protein (NECATOR_CHRIII.G12400.T1), whose translation MLWALIFLLTPVYSQKQCIRSIEKVNATTYNKGDKFNFVHVRAFQEAASLSPNADPFKVSKISDSNNYAVTVKKYYIQQPYQIHGIVKQITVLAEGKKTMQVDYRIRYDKKTYKIRYILLPPGDYERQREECVTAKKGRWAKL comes from the exons ATGCTGTGGgctcttatttttctcctgACGCCAGTTTATTCACAGAAGCAATGTATCAGATCAATTGAGAAAGTGAACGCAACCACATACAACAAAGGGGACAAGTTCAACTTCGTTCATGTCAGAGCTTTCCAGGAAGCGGCATCGCTCTCACCAAATGCTGATCCATTCAAGGTGTCGAAAATAAGT GATAGCAACAATTATGCGGTAACTGTCAAAAAATACTACATCCAACAGCCATATCAAATACACGGGATTGTGAAGCAAATAACC GTACTCGCTGAAGGCAAGAAAACTATGCAGGTCGATTATAGGATTAGATACGATAAAAAAACGTACAAAATACGATATATCCTGCTTCCACCGGGCGACTATGAAAGACAGCGTGAAGAATGCgtcacagcaaaaaaaggtaGATGGGCTAAACTATAA
- a CDS encoding hypothetical protein (NECATOR_CHRIII.G12397.T2), translated as MKSVILALLVCALAASVLSCDKFQKHLNMFCKFPGESKPCVTDNAQSFASTCCASRGGCNSKEFPKEKVCCFTQSCLDRCYPGKGHRMGTVY; from the exons ATGAAGTCAGTGATCCTCGCCCTGCTCGTCTGCGCCCTAGCCGCCTCAGTTCTGTCATGTGATAAGTTCCAGAAACATCTTAATATGTTCTGCAAGTTCCCAGGTGAAAGCAAGCCTTGTGTGACAGATAACG CGCAGTCATTTGCATCAACTTGTTGTGCGAGCAGAGGAGGCTGTAATTCAAAGGAATTTCCAAAAGAGAAG GTGTGCTGTTTCACGCAATCATGCCTCGACCGTTGCTATCCAGGAAAAGGTCATCGCATGGGAACGGTGTACTAA
- a CDS encoding hypothetical protein (NECATOR_CHRIII.G12398.T1), whose amino-acid sequence MASKGVARVRRKDVVKVVHNALLRTNIKAQMASAAPPLGPQLGQRGLNVTNFCKEFNKETGHIKPGVTLPTRVLVKPDRTYTMEICSPATSWLLKQAAGIARGKSNKDEIAGKLSVKHIYEIAKVKSKDKCLVGVPLQEICRQIIKQCRTLGIEVQREDLDPVELKKFLDERRAIVAEQLKALADKKAAKMLRTN is encoded by the exons ATGGCTTCAAAGGGTGTTGCTCGTGTCAGGAGGAAGGATGTAGTTAAAGTTGTGCATAATGCTTTACTCAGAACAAATATCAA AGCTCAAATGGCTTCTGCTGCACCGCCACTGGGTCCACAACTTGGGCAACGTGGTTTGAATGTGACCAATTTTTGCAAGGAATTCAACAAAGAGACGGGACACATCAAGCCAG GGGTTACTCTGCCTACCCGAGTGTTAGTAAAGCCAGATCGAACGTACACTATGGAAATTTGCTCACCGGCAACATCGTGGTTGTTGAAACAAGCAGCAGGAATTGCAAGGGGAAAATCGAACAAAG ATGAAATTGCCGGTAAACTCTCTGTGAAGCATATTTACGAAATTGCTAAAGTGAAGTCTAAGGATAAATGTTTGGTGGGAGTCCCACTACAg GAGATTTGCCGTCAAATTATAAAGCAATGTCGAACGCTCGGTATAGAAGTACAAAGAGAAGATTTGGATCCTGTAGAACTCAAGAAATTCCTGGATGAAAGGCGTGCTATCGTTGCGGAACAGTTAAAAGCGCTTGCGGATAAGAAAGCAGCGAAGATGTTAAGGACAAATTAA
- a CDS encoding hypothetical protein (NECATOR_CHRIII.G12398.T2) — MPPLKAMYHEIYLLWKPQGKRGVRIVDYVTQHGSVQLPVIVVEENGEGTGSTVPQNLRDDFTWFCGHEGINLEVRRYGFKGTNIKAQMASAAPPLGPQLGQRGLNVTNFCKEFNKETGHIKPGVTLPTRVLVKPDRTYTMEICSPATSWLLKQAAGIARGKSNKDEIAGKLSVKHIYEIAKVKSKDKCLVGVPLQEICRQIIKQCRTLGIEVQREDLDPVELKKFLDERRQIKLLRRSTFVIDADVLLVSALTLSPHCYPPTHLRAVDGTGTLLANYSRVKRT, encoded by the exons atgccgCCTTTGAAAGCaatgtatcacgaaatttacCTACTGTGGAAACCTCAGGGAAAGCGTGGAGTTCGGATTGTTGACTACGTAACCCAGCACGGCTCCGTTCAACTTCCCGTAATCGTCGTAGAAGAAAACGGCGAGGGAACGGG GTCTACGGTACCGCAGAACTTACGTGATGACTTCACGTGGTTTTGCGGACATGAGGGGATTAATTTGGAAGTGAG GAGATATGGCTTCAAAGG AACAAATATCAA AGCTCAAATGGCTTCTGCTGCACCGCCACTGGGTCCACAACTTGGGCAACGTGGTTTGAATGTGACCAATTTTTGCAAGGAATTCAACAAAGAGACGGGACACATCAAGCCAG GGGTTACTCTGCCTACCCGAGTGTTAGTAAAGCCAGATCGAACGTACACTATGGAAATTTGCTCACCGGCAACATCGTGGTTGTTGAAACAAGCAGCAGGAATTGCAAGGGGAAAATCGAACAAAG ATGAAATTGCCGGTAAACTCTCTGTGAAGCATATTTACGAAATTGCTAAAGTGAAGTCTAAGGATAAATGTTTGGTGGGAGTCCCACTACAg GAGATTTGCCGTCAAATTATAAAGCAATGTCGAACGCTCGGTATAGAAGTACAAAGAGAAGATTTGGATCCTGTAGAACTCAAGAAATTCCTGGATGAAAGGC GACAAATTAAg CTGTTAAGACGATCTACTTTCGTCATAGATGCTGATGTTTTGCTTG TGTCGGCGCTAACTCTTAGTCCGCACTGTTATCCACCCACTCACCTTCGGGCTGTTGATGGCACAGGTACGCTTTTAGCtaactatagtcgggtgaaaaggacatga
- a CDS encoding hypothetical protein (NECATOR_CHRIII.G12400.T2) → MVKDKVNKVLIFHQCHAKLRHTNDNGKNPNLSRFGDGVVLSLRWSLFEQHSTIQYCISLDLSKWDLIRIHSRMLWALIFLLTPVYSQKQCIRSIEKEAASLSPNADPFKVSKISDSNNYAVTVKKYYIQQPYQIHGIVKQITVLAEGKKTMQVDYRIRYDKKTYKIRYILLPPGDYERQREECVTAKKGRWAKL, encoded by the exons atggtaaaggataaagtgaatAAAGTGCTGATTTTTCACCAATGTCACGCCAAGCTAAGGCATACCAACGATAATGGTAAAAATCCGAACCTATCTCGATTTGgggacgg TGTCGTCCTATCGCTACGTTGGTCGCTTTTTGAACAGCATTCGACCATCCAGTATTGTATTTCTTTGGATCTCAGTAAGTGGGATCTTATCAG gattcATTCCAGAATGCTGTGGgctcttatttttctcctgACGCCAGTTTATTCACAGAAGCAATGTATCAGATCAATTGAGAAA GAAGCGGCATCGCTCTCACCAAATGCTGATCCATTCAAGGTGTCGAAAATAAGT GATAGCAACAATTATGCGGTAACTGTCAAAAAATACTACATCCAACAGCCATATCAAATACACGGGATTGTGAAGCAAATAACC GTACTCGCTGAAGGCAAGAAAACTATGCAGGTCGATTATAGGATTAGATACGATAAAAAAACGTACAAAATACGATATATCCTGCTTCCACCGGGCGACTATGAAAGACAGCGTGAAGAATGCgtcacagcaaaaaaaggtaGATGGGCTAAACTATAA